One window of the Triticum dicoccoides isolate Atlit2015 ecotype Zavitan chromosome 3B, WEW_v2.0, whole genome shotgun sequence genome contains the following:
- the LOC119276313 gene encoding probable protein ABIL1, with amino-acid sequence MQQPQLQAPPSWAAGPDPARPAPTTFDEASMERSKSFVKALQELKNLRPQLYSAAEYCEKSYLHSEQKHIVLDNLKDYAVRALVNAVDHLGTVAYKLTDLYEQQVSEVSTVELKVASLNQQVLTCQTYTDKEGLRQQQMIGNATRHHKHYIVPTAGNKRMQAFSEMQTDAEFDLKPKPYPSEKTLFWHLASEKNTKTNGEHQSELGHGETKTTKPTSSGGFNLTGKELSVSPLPKRLQSNVSSSDIVTRNIGMKDQPGARHLASFSSLDNTRGRQIQKAPVRTKSMLAAFFVRHRSGKMKNVSVR; translated from the exons ATGCAGCAGCCGCAGCTGCAGGCGCCGCCCTCGTGGGCGGCCGGCCCAGACCCCGCCCGCCCTGCTCCCACCACCTTCGACGAGGCGTCCATGGAGCGGAGCAAGAGCTTCGTCAAGGCGCTCCAG GAGCTCAAGAACCTGCGCCCACAGCTCTACTCCGCCGCGGAGTACTGCGAGAAGTCGTACCTCCACAGCGAGCAGAAGCATAT CGTGCTGGACAACTTGAAAGATTATGCTGTCAGGGCGCTGGTCAACGCGGTCGACCACCTTGGCACCGTTGCCTACAAATTAACAGACCTGTATGAACAACAGGTTTCAGAGGTCTCAACTGTCGAGCTGAAAGTAGCATCCTTGAACCAG CAAGTCCTGACTTGCCAAACTTACACCGATAAAGAAGGCCTTAGGCAGCAGCAGATGATCGGAAACGCCACAAGACACCACAAACATTACATCGTACCAA CGGCGGGAAACAAAAGAATGCAGGCCTTTTCTGAGATGCAAACAGACGCCGAGTTTGACTTGAAGCCTAAACCTTATCCCTCAG agaagactcttttctggcacttgGCTTCAGAGAAGAACACCAAAACCAATGGAGAACACCAATCTGAATTAGG CCATGGGGAAACGAAAACTACCAAGCCTACATCCAGTGGCGGGTTCAACCTTACAG GTAAGGAATTGTCCGTGTCTCCCTTGCCCAAGCGTCTGCAGTCGAATGTGAGCAGCTCGGACATTGTTACGCGTAACATTGGCATGAAG GATCAGCCTGGTGCAAGGCATTTGGCATCATTCAGTTCTCTCGACAACACAAGAGGGCGTCAAATCCAAAAGGCTCCCGTCCGCACCAAAAGTATGCTAGCTGCTTTCTTTGTCAGGCACAGGTCCGGAAAGATGAAAAACGTCTCTGTTCGTTGA